From one Scophthalmus maximus strain ysfricsl-2021 chromosome 19, ASM2237912v1, whole genome shotgun sequence genomic stretch:
- the usp39 gene encoding U4/U6.U5 tri-snRNP-associated protein 2, producing the protein MMVSLKREREAEVDDDDSEDGVVAKIGRGRVAEDRRSRHCPYLDTINRSVLDFDFEKLCSISLSHINVYACLICGKYFQGRGLKSHAYTHSVQFTHHVFLNLHTLKFYCLPDNYEIIDSSLEDITYVLKPTFTKQHIAGLDKQGKLYRAYDGTTYLPGIVGLNNIKANDYANVVLQAFSNVPPLRNYFLEEENYRGIRRPPGDIMFLLVQRFGELMRKLWNPRNFKAHVSPHEMLQAVVLCSKKNFQITKQGDAVDFMTWFLNALHGALGGTKKKPSIITKAFQGSMRIFSKKLPHPDLPPEEKEALLVTEEYQEQMSESTFLFLTLDLPTAPLYKDEKEQLIIPQVPLFNILGKFTGSTEKEYKTYKENFLKRFQLTKLPPYLIFCIKRFTKNNFFVEKNPTIVNFPITNVDLREYLTEEAQVTEKNTTYDLVANVVHDGKPTEGAYRIHVLHHGTGKWYEMQDLQVIDILPQMITLSEAYIQIWKRQGCGDETNNHTDV; encoded by the exons ATGATGGTTTCTCTGAAGCGAGAAAGAGAGGCTGAGGTGGACGACGATGACAGCGAAGACGGAG TGGTTGCTAAAATAGGTCGAGGACGTGTAGCAGAAGACCGAAGGAGCCGCCACTGCCCTTATCTTGACACCATCAACAG GAGTGTGTTGGACTTTGATTTCGAGAAGCTgtgctccatctctctgtcccaCATCAATGTCTACGCTTGCCTTATATGTGGGAAATATTTCCAAG GTCGAGGCCTAAAGTCCCATGCTTACACTCATAGTGTACAGTTTACCCATCATGTGTTCCTCAACCTGCACACTCTCAAGTTTTATTGTCTGCCAGACAACTATGAGATCATCGACTCTTCACTAGAAGACATCACT TATGTGCTAAAGCCAACTTTCACCAAGCAGCACATTGCAGGACTGGACAAGCAAGGCAAACTGTACCGAGCCTACGATGGTACGACATACCTGCCAGGCATTGTAGGGCTCAACAACATCAAAGCCAATGACTACGCCAATGTGGTGTTGCAG GCTTTTTCCAATGTACCACCTTTGCGAAACTACTTTCTGGAAGAGGAAAACTACAGAGGAATCCGCAGGCCACCGGGCGACATCATGTTCCTCTTGGTGCAGAGGTTTGGTGAGCTGATGCGCAAACTTTGGAATCCAAGAAACTTCAAGGCCCATGTTTCCCCTCACGAGATGCTGCAGGCTGTGGTGCTGTGCAGCAAGAAGAACTTTCAAATTACCAAGCAGG gaGATGCTGTTGACTTCATGACATGGTTCTTGAATGCTCTACATGGTGCTCTTGGAGGCACAAAGAAAAAGCCAT CAATCATTACGAAAGCATTTCAAGGCTCCATGCGTATCTTCTCCAAGAAACTTCCACACCCAGATTTA ccaccagaggagaaagaggctCTGCTTGTGACAGAGGAATACCAGGAACAGATGTCTGAGTCTACCTTCCTGTTTCTGACGCTTGACCTCCCAACAGCACCACTGTACAAGGATGAGAAAGAGCAGCTTATAATCCCGCAGGTCCCTCTCTTCAACATCCTGGGCAAATTCACTGGCAGCACAGAGAAG GAATACAAAACCTACAAAGAGAATTTTCTTAAAAGGTTCCAGTTGACCAAACTTCCTCCGTACCTCATTTTCTGCATTAAAAGATTCACCAAGAACAACTTCTTTGTGGAAAAGAACCCGACAATTGTCAACTTCCCAATCAC GAACGTAGACCTTCGGGAGTACTTGACAGAAGAAGCTCAAGTTACAGAGAAGAACACAACTTATGACCTCGTCGCCAACGTAGTGCATGATGGGAAGCCCACTGAGGGAGCGTACAGAATACATGTTCTCCATCAT GGAACTGGCAAGTGGTATGAAATGCAGGACCTGCAGGTGATTGACATTCTCCCCCAGATGATCACACTGTCAGAGGCTTACATCCAG ATCTGGAAGAGACAAGGATGTGGCgatgaaacaaacaaccacacagacGTGTAA
- the c19h2orf68 gene encoding UPF0561 protein C2orf68 homolog — MDILRDDGDNELKDKRGGRLDMSHGFLHHIRRNQIARDDYDKEVKNAKELQRRRHTTTPRRPRRPDIQVYHPRRRCGSESGAGAEAEEWNESGSSTETEAHGTELFWLDYQADSGAITSFLVHKDDRPENVVECVARKNSLDSAMRAALVARIRKEMDKRRDKR, encoded by the exons ATGGATATTTTAAGAGACGATGGAGATAATGAACTGAAAGACAAACGTGGAGGCCGCTTGGATATGAGCCACGGCTTCCTGCACCATATCCGGAGGAACCAAATTGCTCG AGATGACTATGATAAAGAGGTGAAAAACGCCAAAGAGCTTCAGCGGCGAAGGCACACCACAACCCCGAGACGACCCCGTCGACCTGACATCCAAGTGTACCATCCCCGACGAAGAT GTGGATCAGAGTCAGGGGCCGGTGCTGAGGCTGAAGAGTGGAACGAGAGTGGTTCGAGCACAGAGACCGAGGCCCATGGAACTGAACTCTTCTGGCTTGACTATCAGGCAGACTCTGGTGCCATTACATCCTTCCTTGTGCACAAG GATGATCGGCCTGAGAACGTAGTGGAATGTGTTGCAAGAAAGAACAGCTTGGATTCAGCCATGAGGGCAGCTCTGGTGGCTCGGATTCGAAAGGAAATGGACAAAAGACGGGACAAACGCTGA